A genomic window from Gambusia affinis linkage group LG16, SWU_Gaff_1.0, whole genome shotgun sequence includes:
- the tpp1 gene encoding tripeptidyl-peptidase 1 yields MNTIFPFFVPLLFGSLVSSGFLEYDQNVILPQDWTQTGQVDPSEQLELTFALKQQNVDLLEETLRRVSDPDSPQYGKHLSLQEVSSLVRPSALTQKVVHRWLQTHGISNCRTVRTQDFLQCSMTAEVAEALLPGSRFYRYVRDGLSIVRSSSPYSVHDEVHQHLDFVGGLHRVPPKGKAANRKWPRSKAEVHLGVTPAVLRTRYNLTATDVGSAENNSQAVAQFLEQYYHPADLAEFMLLFGGTFQHRSEVDRVVGTQGGGKAGLEASLDVEYIMSTGANISTWVFTNPGRHETQEPFLQWMVLLSNMSDLPWVHTISYGDDEDSLSAAYMTRINTEFMKAGVRGLSLLFASGDSGAGCRHLGKENTFRPSFPASSPYVTTVGGTSFKNPFKVTYEVTDYISGGGFSNVFKMPDYQVGAVEGYLKSVKAALPPQSYFNTSGRAYPDLAALSDNYWVVSNRVPIPWVSGTSASTPVVGGMLSLINGQRLSKGLPALGFLNPRLYKLKGRGLFDVTEGCHLGCLDEKVQGQGFCAAPSWDPVTGWGTPNYPALLAALLSP; encoded by the exons ATGAACACAAT ATTCCCCTTCTTCGTGCCTCTGTTGTTCGGCTCGTTGGTCTCCAGCGGGTTCCTCGAATATGACCAAAATGTCAT acTCCCGCAGGACTGGACCCAAACAGGTCAGGTGGATCCTTCAGAGCAGCTGGAGTTGACCTTTGCCCTGAAGCAGCAGAACGTCGACCTTCTGGAGGAAACGCTCAGACGGGTGTCGGACCCCGACTCGCCTCAGTACG GAAAACACCTGAGTCTGCAGGAAGTTTCCTCCCTGGTTCGTCCGTCTGCGCTGACCCAGAAGGTGGTGCATCGCTGGCTGCAGACTCACGGGATTTCAAACTGCCGGACGGTTCGCACTCAGgactttttacagtgcagcatGACTGCAGA GGTTGCAGAGGCTCTTCTTCCAGGAAGTAGATTTTACCGTTACGTCAGAGACGGTCTCTCCATCGTGAGATCTTCCAGTCCGTATTCAGTCCATGATGAGGTTCACCAACATCTGGATTTTG TCGGAGGCCTTCATCGTGTCCCGCCTAAAGGGAAGGCCGCTAACAGGAAGTGGCCGCGCTCCAAGGCGGAGGTTCACCTCGGCGTGACGCCAGCCGTCCTGAGAACTCGCTACAACCTGACAGCGACAGACGTGGGATCAGCTGAAAACAACAGCCAGGCCGTCGCTCAG TTTCTGGAGCAGTACTACCACCCAGCTGACCTGGCCGAGTTCATGCTGCTGTTCGGCGGGACCTTCCAGCATCGCTCCGAGGTGGATCGGGTCGTCGGCACCCAGGGCGGAGGAAAAGCCGGGCTGGAGGCTAGCCTGGACGTGGAGTACATCATGAGCACCGGAGCAAACATCTCCACATGGGTCTTCACCAATCCAG GTCGACATGAGACCCAGGAACCTTTCCTCCAGTGGATGGTCCTGCTCAGCAACATGTCTGACCTGCCCTGGGTTCACACCATCAGCTACGGCGACGACGAGGACAGCCTGTCCGCCGCCTACATGACACGCATCAACACGGAGTTCATGAAGGCAGGGGTCAGAGGTCTTTCTCTGCTCTTCGCCTCGG GCGACAGCGGCGCTGGATGCAGACATCTGGGGAAAGAAAACACCTTCAGGCCCAGTTTTCCTGCCTCCAG ccCCTATGTGACCACAGTTGGAGGAACTTCCTTTAAAAACCCGTTTAAAGTAACTTATGAAGTCACAGATTACATCAGTGGGGGAGGATTCAGCAACGTCTTCAAGATGCCCGACTACCAG gTCGGCGCGGTGGAGGGTTACTTGAAGAGTGTAAAGGCGGCTCTTCCTCCTCAGTCGTACTTCAATACAAGCGGCAGGGCCTACCCGGACCTGGCCGCCCTGTCTGATAACTACTGGGTGGTCAGCAACAGAGTGCCCATCCCCTGGGTGTCCGGAACCTCG GCATCGACTCCTGTGGTTGGAGGCATGCTGTCCCTCATCAACGGCCAGCGTCTGTCCAAGGGCCTGCCCGCGCTCGGCTTCCTCAACCCGCGCCTCTACAAGCTGAAAGGACGCGGCCTGTTTGAC GTGACTGAAGGGTGCCACCTGGGCTGCCTGGATGAGAAGGTTCAGGGTCAGGGCTTCTGCGCCGCCCCGTCGTGGGACCCCGTCACCGGCTGGGGGACGCCCAACTACCCCGCCCTGCTGGCTGCCCTGCTGTCCCCGTGA